Genomic window (Candidatus Krumholzibacteriota bacterium):
TCCAGTACGACGAGCCCGAGCCCATCGCCCGGCAGGCCTTCATCCCCGGCATCGGGTATAACCCGAGGATCATCAACTTCGCCTTCAATCACCGCGCCGGCCAGATATCCTCGACGATCGAATCTGAGGACATGGTCCGCTTCGTGAAGATACTCGAGGAGATTCCCGAGGGACGGAAACCGCTCGACGAGGTCCGCGAGACCGTCGCGGAGCGCATCCTTCTCGACCGGCGCCGCGCCGCGGCCCGGGAGACGGCCGCGGAGATCCGCCGCGAGGCCGCCACGAGCGGCGATCTCGAATCGGCTGCGCTCTCCCGCTCGTTCGAGATGCTCGAGACGCCCCGTTTCCGCCGGGATGACGCGGTGCCGGGGATCGGCGCGAACACGGCCTTCGCGACGGCCGCCCACACGCTGGCCGTCGGCGAGCTGAGCCCGCCGATCACCGGATCGGACGCGTATTACCTGATCGTCGTGACCGAGCGTGACGAACCGGCCGCCGAGATATTCGCCGACCGCCGTCCCCTGCTGCTTCAGCAGGCGCGAACCGAGATGACGAGACGCTTCCTCGCCAACTGGTACGAGAAGGTGCGAGCGAACGCCGAGGTTGAGGATCTTCGCGAGGAGATCATCGACTGACTAGCCGCGCTTGTCCTCGCCCTCGTCGGTCGTGTCCGGGGCCTCGATCTCGTCCCTGATCTCCCGTGAGGCCTTCTTGAACCTGCGGATCGACCGTCCGATCGCCTCGGCCACCTCCGGCAGGCGCCGGGGGCCGAAGAAGAGCAGGACGAGAAAGAGG
Coding sequences:
- a CDS encoding twin-arginine translocase TatA/TatE family subunit, with translation MNVQTLFDGSTRFLLIGPLGWSELLIILFLVLLFFGPRRLPEVAEAIGRSIRRFKKASREIRDEIEAPDTTDEGEDKRG